In a genomic window of Candidatus Binatia bacterium:
- a CDS encoding HPF/RaiA family ribosome-associated protein, with protein sequence MKEPLRITYRGIEPTPAIEAKIRERAARLDRYYDDIISCHVTVDTPHRSQVKAKLYDVRIDLVVKGAEIVVRREPAQHPEHTDLYVAIRDAFDAAKRRLQDHARRQRREVKVNEHPPRARVARIFPDEGYGFLETPDGREIYFHRNSVLNGAFDRLTEGTLVRYAEEQGTEGPQASTVALP encoded by the coding sequence ATGAAGGAACCGCTGAGAATCACGTATCGCGGCATCGAGCCGACGCCGGCCATCGAGGCCAAGATCCGCGAGCGCGCCGCGAGGCTCGATCGCTACTACGACGACATCATCAGCTGCCACGTGACGGTCGACACGCCACACCGCAGCCAGGTCAAGGCCAAGCTGTACGACGTGCGCATCGATCTGGTGGTCAAGGGCGCCGAGATCGTCGTGCGGCGCGAGCCGGCGCAGCACCCGGAGCACACCGATCTCTACGTGGCGATCCGCGACGCGTTCGACGCCGCCAAGCGCCGGCTCCAGGACCACGCGCGTCGCCAGCGGCGCGAGGTCAAGGTCAACGAGCACCCGCCGCGCGCCCGCGTCGCGCGCATCTTCCCCGACGAGGGCTACGGCTTTCTCGAGACGCCCGACGGGCGCGAGATCTACTTTCACCGCAACAGCGTGCTGAACGGCGCCTTCGATCGGCTGACCGAAGGGACGCTCGTTCGCTACGCGGAGGAGCAAGGGACGGAGGGGCCGCAGGCGAGCACGGTGGCGCTGCCGTAG
- a CDS encoding cupin domain-containing protein, translated as MCTLVVVAVASVVIASADEARAGEAGRVTELMTQALPNVPGKEVTMITVDYAPGAVDPVHRHDGAAFLYVLEGTIEMQMEGGQKVTLEAGETFYEEPGRVHAVGRNTSDTKPAKFVVVLVKDRGTPLLEVVEP; from the coding sequence TTGTGCACGTTGGTCGTGGTCGCCGTCGCCTCGGTCGTGATCGCGTCGGCGGACGAGGCGCGCGCCGGCGAGGCGGGACGCGTCACGGAGCTCATGACGCAGGCGCTCCCGAACGTCCCTGGCAAGGAGGTCACGATGATCACGGTGGACTACGCGCCCGGCGCCGTCGACCCCGTGCATCGCCACGACGGCGCCGCGTTCCTCTACGTGCTCGAAGGGACGATCGAGATGCAGATGGAGGGCGGCCAGAAGGTGACGCTCGAGGCCGGCGAGACGTTCTACGAAGAGCCGGGCCGCGTGCACGCGGTGGGGCGGAATACGAGTGACACGAAGCCTGCGAAGTTCGTCGTGGTGCTGGTGAAGGATCGCGGGACGCCGCTGCTCGAGGTCGTCGAGCCCTGA
- a CDS encoding choice-of-anchor Q domain-containing protein produces MLRLSIFLVALASIPGEALAIDRFVSPRGTDTANDCSSSAAPCRTLAHALGQAGAGDVVKLAIGTHRTNALVDLPATLTVSGGWTSGFTKQDAPRKTPRTRLDGRKLDRVLALDADAETIDVTLENLTVLRGQSSTALPGVGLHGGGILATARNGGTLSLTLRNVAVMRNQTTKDFPISGGGLGVFGHDASSVTVLAQDASFSNNVAEHGGAISVVGAGNVSLQLERTALRSNVARSSGRGGAIALDRLADPGFTTMTIDAGLLEKNRAHEGAALSLRGAVTATLVNTVARDNRAPFGVVSVDGEPLVPLPELTVSSSTLLTASKRQPPPIPLRIVNGTVTVRSSIVWSTGAAVLLHGGGVLDLDHSDVGGIAFPGVPGVVNDFGGNISADPQLVRANGSDVHLKATSPCVNAGTCVGAPPVDFEGDPRPVGAECDIGADERVS; encoded by the coding sequence ATGCTGCGCCTCTCGATCTTCCTCGTGGCCTTGGCGTCGATTCCCGGCGAGGCGCTCGCAATCGACCGCTTCGTGTCGCCGCGGGGGACGGACACCGCGAACGACTGCTCGAGCAGCGCCGCTCCTTGCCGCACCCTCGCGCACGCGCTCGGCCAGGCGGGCGCCGGCGACGTCGTCAAGCTCGCAATTGGCACGCACCGCACGAACGCGCTCGTCGACCTTCCCGCGACGCTGACGGTCTCAGGCGGCTGGACGTCCGGCTTCACCAAGCAGGACGCGCCCCGCAAGACGCCGCGCACGCGCCTCGACGGTCGCAAGCTCGATCGCGTCCTCGCCCTCGACGCGGACGCCGAGACCATCGACGTCACGCTCGAGAACCTGACCGTCCTGCGCGGGCAGTCGTCGACCGCCCTACCCGGCGTCGGGCTGCACGGCGGCGGCATCCTCGCGACGGCGCGCAACGGCGGCACGCTCTCGCTCACGCTGCGCAACGTGGCCGTGATGCGCAACCAGACCACCAAGGACTTCCCGATCTCCGGCGGCGGACTCGGCGTGTTCGGCCACGACGCGAGCTCGGTGACGGTGCTCGCGCAGGACGCGTCGTTCAGCAACAACGTCGCCGAGCACGGCGGCGCGATCTCCGTGGTCGGCGCGGGGAACGTCTCTCTTCAGCTCGAGCGCACGGCTCTGCGCAGCAACGTCGCGCGCTCGAGCGGGCGCGGTGGCGCCATCGCGCTCGACCGGCTCGCGGATCCCGGCTTCACGACGATGACGATCGACGCCGGGCTGCTCGAGAAGAACCGCGCGCACGAAGGCGCGGCCCTCTCGCTCCGCGGGGCGGTGACGGCGACGCTGGTCAACACCGTGGCGCGCGACAACCGCGCACCCTTCGGCGTCGTCTCCGTCGACGGCGAGCCGCTCGTGCCGCTTCCCGAGCTGACGGTGTCGAGCTCGACGCTCCTGACCGCGTCGAAGCGTCAGCCGCCGCCGATCCCGCTCCGGATCGTGAACGGCACGGTCACCGTGCGGAGCTCGATCGTGTGGAGCACGGGCGCCGCCGTGCTGCTGCACGGAGGCGGCGTCCTCGACCTCGACCACAGCGACGTCGGCGGGATCGCGTTCCCGGGCGTCCCCGGCGTCGTCAACGACTTCGGTGGCAACATCTCGGCCGACCCGCAGCTCGTGCGCGCGAACGGCTCGGACGTCCACCTGAAGGCGACCTCGCCGTGCGTGAACGCCGGCACGTGCGTCGGCGCGCCGCCGGTCGATTTCGAGGGCGACCCGCGGCCGGTCGGTGCGGAGTGCGACATCGGCGCGGACGAGCGCGTCTCTTGA
- a CDS encoding archease, translating to MPAPRFEYIEGVTADVTFRAYADDLDGLFWIAAEATASAMVGSLDSIAPTVAKPVLLTASELDLLLMVFLEELVFWKDAEQLLLRATEVRVASRDGEHEVRAELRGERIDPTRHRLEADVKAVTLAGLRVERTDDGWMAQVTLDV from the coding sequence GTGCCGGCGCCGCGCTTCGAGTACATCGAGGGCGTCACCGCCGACGTCACGTTCCGCGCCTACGCGGACGACCTCGACGGGCTCTTCTGGATCGCCGCCGAGGCGACGGCGAGCGCGATGGTCGGCTCGCTCGACTCGATCGCGCCGACCGTCGCGAAGCCGGTGCTCCTGACGGCGAGCGAGCTCGATCTGCTGCTCATGGTCTTCCTCGAGGAGCTCGTCTTCTGGAAGGACGCGGAGCAGCTCCTGCTGCGCGCGACCGAGGTGCGCGTCGCGTCGCGCGACGGCGAGCACGAGGTGCGCGCCGAGCTGCGCGGCGAGCGCATCGATCCGACGCGTCACCGGCTCGAGGCGGACGTCAAGGCGGTGACGCTCGCGGGCCTGCGCGTCGAGCGGACCGACGACGGCTGGATGGCGCAGGTCACGCTCGATGTGTGA
- a CDS encoding alpha/beta hydrolase, which produces MGVFKTKDGTEIFYKGWGSGQPVMFHHGWPLSSDDWDAQMLFFLEKGYRVIAHDRRGHGRSTQTATGNDMDTYVEDVKQLVEALDLRDAIHIGHSTGGGEVARYVARYGKGRVAKAVLISAVPPIMVKSDKNPQGTPLEVFDGFRASLAANRAQFYLDVASGPFYGFNRPGAKRLDGVVWNWWRQGMMGGAKAHYDCIKAFSETDFTEDLKAIDVPTLILHGDDDQVVPIEASALLSAKLVKNSTLKVYKGFSHGAFTINADVINPDILAFIRG; this is translated from the coding sequence ATGGGCGTGTTCAAGACGAAGGACGGCACGGAGATCTTCTACAAGGGCTGGGGCAGCGGACAGCCGGTCATGTTCCATCACGGCTGGCCGCTCAGCTCGGACGACTGGGATGCCCAGATGCTGTTCTTCCTCGAGAAAGGCTACCGCGTGATCGCGCACGATCGGCGGGGCCACGGTCGCTCGACGCAGACCGCGACCGGCAACGACATGGACACCTATGTCGAAGACGTCAAGCAACTCGTCGAGGCGCTCGATCTGCGCGACGCGATCCACATCGGACACTCCACCGGTGGCGGCGAGGTCGCACGCTACGTCGCCCGCTACGGCAAGGGGCGCGTCGCCAAGGCCGTCCTGATCAGCGCGGTGCCGCCGATCATGGTGAAGAGCGACAAGAACCCGCAGGGCACGCCGCTCGAGGTCTTCGACGGCTTCCGCGCGTCGCTCGCCGCGAACCGCGCGCAGTTCTACCTCGACGTCGCGAGCGGGCCCTTCTACGGCTTCAATCGCCCGGGCGCGAAGCGTCTCGACGGGGTGGTCTGGAACTGGTGGCGCCAGGGCATGATGGGCGGCGCCAAGGCGCACTACGACTGCATCAAGGCGTTCTCCGAGACCGACTTCACCGAGGACCTGAAGGCGATCGACGTGCCGACCCTGATCCTGCACGGCGACGACGACCAGGTCGTGCCGATCGAGGCCTCGGCGCTGCTGTCGGCGAAGCTCGTCAAGAACAGCACGCTGAAGGTCTACAAGGGTTTCTCGCACGGCGCGTTCACCATCAACGCCGACGTGATCAACCCCGACATCCTCGCGTTCATCCGCGGCTGA
- a CDS encoding RtcB family protein translates to MAAPKGIKRISDAVWELPTSFRSGMRVPIRVFATEDLVHAMDDAVFEQAANVARLPGIVGASMVMPDAHWGYGFPIGGVAAMDLEDGVISPGGIGFDINCGMRLVLTNLTLDEVRPRLRELVDALFERVPAGVGSRGFLELTPSEFADVLREGAPWCVRRGLGTEEDLRRTEERGCFPGADPDAVSERAVERGHHQIGTLGSGNHYLEIQVVRPEHVIDAKLAQRMGFVRPYQVAVMFHCGSRGFGHQVASDYVRLFLDVMTKKYGLEVLDRELACAPFRSPEGQRYFAAMKCAANVSFANRQVILHRVREVFSSVFRRAPEDLGLNQVYDVAHNTAKVETHVVGGVKRKLLVHRKGATRAFAPGMAGVPEELAEVGQPVIIGGSMESGSYLLVGTKGGEASFFSTAHGSGRTMSRHKAKKSFRGRELRDQLERRGIYVRSVSWSGLAEEAGAAYKDIDQVIAATARAGISRPVVRLTPIGNVKG, encoded by the coding sequence ATGGCAGCACCGAAGGGCATCAAGCGAATCAGCGACGCGGTGTGGGAGCTGCCGACGAGCTTCCGCTCCGGCATGCGCGTCCCGATCCGCGTGTTCGCAACCGAGGATCTCGTGCACGCGATGGACGACGCGGTCTTCGAGCAGGCGGCGAACGTCGCGCGCCTGCCGGGCATCGTCGGCGCGAGCATGGTGATGCCCGACGCACACTGGGGCTACGGCTTCCCGATCGGCGGCGTCGCGGCGATGGATCTCGAGGACGGCGTGATTTCGCCCGGCGGCATCGGCTTCGACATCAACTGCGGCATGCGGCTCGTGCTGACCAACCTGACGCTCGACGAGGTGCGGCCGCGGCTGCGCGAGCTGGTCGACGCGCTGTTCGAGCGCGTGCCGGCGGGCGTCGGCTCGCGCGGCTTCCTCGAGCTGACGCCGTCGGAGTTCGCCGACGTGCTGCGCGAGGGCGCGCCGTGGTGCGTGCGGCGCGGGCTCGGCACCGAGGAGGACCTGCGCCGCACCGAGGAGCGCGGCTGCTTCCCCGGCGCCGATCCCGACGCGGTCAGCGAGCGCGCCGTCGAGCGCGGCCATCACCAGATCGGCACGCTGGGCTCGGGCAATCACTACCTCGAGATCCAGGTCGTGCGCCCGGAGCACGTGATCGACGCGAAGCTCGCGCAGCGCATGGGCTTCGTGCGCCCCTACCAGGTCGCGGTGATGTTCCACTGCGGCAGCCGCGGCTTCGGCCACCAGGTGGCGAGCGACTACGTGCGGCTCTTCCTCGACGTGATGACCAAGAAGTACGGCCTCGAGGTGCTCGACCGCGAGCTCGCCTGCGCGCCGTTCCGCTCACCCGAAGGGCAGCGCTACTTCGCAGCGATGAAGTGCGCCGCGAACGTGTCGTTCGCGAACCGCCAGGTGATCCTGCACCGCGTGCGCGAGGTGTTCTCCAGCGTGTTCCGTCGCGCGCCGGAGGACCTGGGTCTGAACCAGGTGTACGACGTCGCGCACAACACGGCGAAGGTCGAGACGCACGTGGTGGGCGGCGTCAAGCGCAAGCTCCTCGTGCACCGTAAGGGCGCGACGCGCGCGTTCGCGCCTGGCATGGCGGGCGTGCCGGAGGAGCTCGCCGAGGTCGGCCAGCCGGTCATCATCGGCGGCTCGATGGAGAGCGGCTCGTATCTGCTCGTCGGTACCAAGGGCGGCGAGGCGTCGTTCTTCAGCACCGCCCACGGCAGCGGCCGGACGATGAGCCGGCACAAGGCGAAGAAGTCCTTCCGCGGACGCGAGCTGCGCGACCAGCTCGAGCGGCGCGGCATCTACGTGCGCAGCGTCTCGTGGTCGGGCCTCGCCGAGGAGGCGGGCGCGGCCTACAAGGACATCGACCAGGTGATCGCGGCGACCGCGCGCGCCGGGATCAGCCGTCCGGTCGTGCGCTTGACGCCGATCGGCAACGTCAAGGGCTGA
- a CDS encoding CBS domain-containing protein, protein MLIEEWMSRPVHTVKPLDTIAHAREQMFRHRVNQLPVVRDGHVIGIVTDRDLRDAFPSVFTEIEEAITRELEPRRRRPRARDNDPGKVAVEMVMTHEPMTLSPQDTMEDAARLMRRERFGAVPIVENGRLVGIVTRSDVLDAFLGLASSMSEVSGA, encoded by the coding sequence ATGCTGATCGAGGAATGGATGTCGCGCCCCGTGCACACCGTGAAGCCGCTCGACACGATCGCGCACGCGCGCGAGCAGATGTTCCGCCACCGCGTGAACCAGCTGCCCGTGGTGCGCGATGGGCACGTGATCGGCATCGTCACCGACCGCGACCTCCGCGACGCCTTCCCCTCGGTGTTCACCGAGATCGAGGAGGCGATCACTCGCGAGCTCGAGCCGCGACGGCGACGGCCGCGCGCGCGCGACAACGATCCGGGCAAGGTGGCGGTCGAGATGGTCATGACGCACGAGCCGATGACGCTCTCGCCGCAGGACACCATGGAGGATGCCGCACGGCTGATGCGTCGCGAGCGCTTCGGTGCGGTGCCGATCGTCGAGAACGGCAGGCTCGTCGGCATCGTCACGCGCAGCGACGTGCTCGACGCGTTCCTCGGCCTCGCGAGCTCGATGAGCGAGGTCTCGGGCGCCTGA
- a CDS encoding SDR family oxidoreductase produces the protein MKIVVIGGNGLIGSGLVEILRERGHTVVSASPRSGVDTLTGEGLADVLDGADVVVDVTNSPSWADDDVMRFFQTSTRNQLAAERKAGVQHHVALSVVGCERMPESGYFRAKVAQEELIENGPVPYSILRATQFFEFLGQVADAGFDGTAVHVPPILMQPIAARDVSAALADVACGKPLQGMAEVAGPERLRLDGLARRVLHARGDDRPVVADPEALYFGTPADDESLVAGDDARLAPTRFAEWLPRVAH, from the coding sequence ATGAAGATCGTGGTCATCGGTGGCAACGGGCTCATTGGCAGCGGCCTCGTCGAGATCCTTCGCGAGCGCGGACACACGGTCGTGTCGGCCTCGCCGCGCTCGGGCGTCGACACGCTGACCGGCGAGGGCCTCGCGGATGTGCTTGACGGCGCCGACGTCGTGGTCGACGTCACCAACTCGCCGTCGTGGGCCGACGACGACGTGATGCGCTTCTTCCAGACCTCGACGCGCAACCAGCTCGCAGCGGAAAGAAAGGCCGGCGTGCAGCATCACGTCGCACTCTCCGTCGTCGGCTGCGAGCGCATGCCCGAGAGCGGCTACTTCCGCGCCAAGGTCGCGCAGGAGGAGCTGATCGAGAACGGCCCCGTGCCGTACTCGATCCTCCGCGCGACGCAGTTCTTCGAGTTCCTCGGACAGGTCGCCGACGCCGGCTTCGACGGCACCGCGGTGCACGTACCGCCGATCCTGATGCAGCCGATCGCGGCGCGTGATGTGTCGGCGGCGCTCGCCGACGTCGCGTGCGGCAAGCCGCTGCAGGGCATGGCCGAGGTCGCCGGTCCCGAGCGCCTGCGGCTCGACGGCCTCGCGCGCCGCGTGCTGCACGCGCGCGGCGACGACCGTCCCGTGGTCGCGGACCCGGAGGCGCTCTACTTCGGCACGCCGGCGGACGACGAGTCGCTCGTCGCCGGCGACGACGCGCGGCTCGCGCCGACGCGGTTCGCCGAGTGGTTGCCGCGGGTCGCGCACTGA